From the genome of Vicia villosa cultivar HV-30 ecotype Madison, WI linkage group LG2, Vvil1.0, whole genome shotgun sequence, one region includes:
- the LOC131649127 gene encoding elongator complex protein 1-like isoform X2 has translation MSACSSNLLRKLKVWDRDSGALLASSEEKTFAGAVLEWMPSGAKIAAVYDRKAENECPSIVFFERNGLERSKFSIGEGVNAKVKFLKWNCSSDLLAGVVECENYDAVKIWYFSNNHWYVKHEIRYLKQDEVRFIWNQEKPLQLICWTLGGQVTVYNFVWITAVTDNSVALVTDGPNIHVTPLSLSLVPPPMYLFSLKFSSHVRGTAVYCKNSKNKLAAFLSDGSLCVVELPSIETWEELEGKEFNVEASHTEMVFGSILHLVWLDSHTLLSVSHYGFSHSNDLFKTSLNKDALRGFFLQEIELECSEDIVPGLLTCSGWHATVSKQNTLKELVIGIAPNPASKSSAFMQFSGGKIKEYLSKMGTGGGSLEQEFQGFSAACPWMGVALVGSVGQSKPVLFGLDEIGRVHTSGGIVVCNNCSSFSFYSNLADEVITHLILATKQDLLFIVDIVDIFNGELDSKYGNFIRSNSRKKEENENYIHIWERGAKIVGVLHGDEAATILQTTRGNLECIYPRKLVLVSIINALTQKRFRDALLMVRRHRIDFNVIVDYCGWQAFSQSAFEFVRQVNNLGYITEFVCSVKNENVIEKLYKNHVSVPCSEVANVVLAGTLENCHADNKVSSILMAIRKALEEHFTESPARELCILTTLARSEPPLLEDALKRIKVIREKELSHADDHMRMSYPSAEEALKHLLWLADGDAVYDVALGLYDLKLTAIVALNAQKDPKEFLPFLQELERMPTQLMQYNIDLRLKRFEKALRHIASAGDSYYDDCMALVNKNPQLFPLALQLFTDPAKRMPFLEAWGDYLSGEKYFEDAATIYLSCFNLDKALKSYRAINNWSGVLTVAGFLNLGKAEVLHLAGELCEQLQALGKPGEAAKIALDYCGDVNSGVNLLISARDWEEALRVVFMHRREDLIKAVKDASVECASTLINEYEEGLEKVGKYLTRYLAVRQRRLLLSAKLRSEERAASDLDDDAASEASSNFSGMSAYTTGTRKSSAVSTISAATTRAREARRQRKRGKIRPGSAGEEFALVDHLKGMSLRVESRRELKSLLVSLMMFGEGETARKLQQMGENFQLSQMAAVKLAEETISTETINEYAHTLEQYTRKVRDEMHNSEELSWRLKVFLAYE, from the exons ATGAGCGCGTGTAGTTCTAATTTATTGCGGAAACTTAAGGTTTGGGATCGAGATTCAGGGGCGTTGCTTGCTTCTTCGGAGGAAAAAACTTTTGCTGGAGCAGTTTTGGAGTGGATGCCCAGTGGTGCTAAAATTGCAGCTGTATATGACAGGAAAGCTGAAAATGAATGTCCCTCCATTGTTTTCTTTGAGAGGAATGGATTGGAAAGAAGCAAGTTTAGTATTGGTGAAGGAGTTAATGCAAAAGTAAAATTTCTGAAGTGGAATTGCAGTTCCGATCTTCTTGCGGGTGTTGTTGAATGTGAAAATTATGATGCTGTAAAGATATGGTATTTTAGCAACAACCATTGGTACGTGAAGCATGAAATTAGATACTTGAAGCAAGATGAAGTCAGGTTCATATGGAATCAAGAAAAGCCTTTGCAGTTGATTTGTTGGACTCTTGGTGGTCAGGTTACAGTTTACAACTTCGTTTGGATCACAGCTGTTACGGACAATTCCGTTGCACTAGTCACCGATGGCCCCAATATTCATGTAACACCACTTTCCTTGTCTTTAGTGCCACCTCCTATGTATTTATTTAGCCTAAAATTTTCTTCCCATGTACGGGGTACGGCAGTATATTGTAAAAACTCCAAGAACAAGTTAGCTGCATTTCTTTCAGATGGTAGTTTATGTGTTGTAGAGCTTCCATCAATTGAAACCTGGGAAGAACTAGAGGGGAAAGAATTCAATGTTGAAGCCTCTCACACTGAAATGGTGTTTGGATCCATATTACATCTTGTATGGTTGGATTCACACACGCTGTTATCTGTTTCACATTATGGTTTCAGTCACAGTAATGACTTATTCAAAACCTCACTCAATAAGGATGCACTTCGAGGCTTCTTTTTGCAGGAAATAGAACTTGAATGTTCAGAGGATATTGTTCCAGGATTGCTGACATGTTCCGGCTGGCATGCAACAGTTTCAAAGCAAAATACTCTTAAAGAGCTTGTTATTGGCATTGCTCCAAACCCTGCTAGTAAATCTTCTGCATTTATGCAGTTTTCTGGGGGTAAAATCAAAGAGTATTTATCAAAAATGGGCACTGGTGGTGGGTCTCTAGAGCAAGAATTTCAAGGTTTTTCCGCAGCTTGCCCTTGGATGGGTGTAGCGCTGGTCGGAAGTGTTGGCCAGTCAAAACCAGTGCTTTTTGGACTGGATGAGATTGGCAGAGTGCACACTAGCGGGGGGATAGTTGTTTGCAACAACTGCAGCAGTTTTTCATTTTACTCAAATTTGGCAGACGAAGTTATAACACATCTAATTCTTGCAACTAAACAAGATCTGCTTTTTATTGTTGACATTGTTGATATATTTAATGGGGAGTTAGACTCAAAGTATGGAAATTTTATCCGCAGTAACAGcagaaaaaaggaagaaaatgaaAACTACATACATATATGGGAGAGAGGTGCTAAAATTGTTGGGGTTTTACATGGAGATGAAGCTGCCACTATACTGCAAACTACTCGGGGAAACCTAGAATGTATATACCCTAGAAAATTGGTTTTGGTTTCTATCATTAATGCCTTAACTCAGAAGCGATTTAGAGATGCGTTACTCATGGTCAGGAGGCATAGGATAGATTTCAATGTAATTGTTGATTATTGTGGTTGGCAAGCATTTTCACAATCAGCTTTTGAATTTGTCAGGCAGGTCAACAATCTGGGTTACATAACTGAGTTTGTTTGTTCTGTAAAGAATGAAAATGTTATAGAGAAACTCTACAAAAATCATGTGTCTGTTCCCTGTTCAGAGGTTGCTAATGTTGTGCTAGCTGGAACCCTTGAAAATTGTCATGCTGATAACAAGGTTTCTTCTATTTTGATGGCCATAAGGAAAGCACTTGAGGAACACTTTACAGAAAGTCCTGCAAGGGAGCTTTGCATATTAACCACTCTTGCTCGGAGTGAGCCTCCGTTACTTGAAGATGCTCTAAAGAGAATAAAAGTCATTCGTGAAAAGGAGTTGTCTCATGCTGATGATCATATGAGGATGTCTTACCCTTCTGCTGAAGAAGCTCTGAAACACCTGTTGTGGTTGGCCGATGGGGATGCTGTTTATGATGTTGCTTTGGGTCTTTATGATTTAAAACTCACAGCTATTGTGGCATTGAATGCCCAAAAAGATCCAAAAGAATTTCTTCCTTTCTTGCAAGAGTTGGAGCGTATGCCCACACAATTAATGCAATATAATATCGACCTTAGGCTGAAAAGGTTTGAAAAGGCTCTCAGACATATTGCTTCTGCTGGAGATTCATATTACGATGATTGTATGGCACTTGTGAATAAAAACCCTCAACTTTTTCCATTGGCTCTTCAACTTTTTACTGACCCTGCCAAAAGGATGCCATTCCTAGAGGCTTGGGGCGATTATCTAAGTGGTGAAAAGTACTTCGAAGATGCTGCAACAATTTACTTGTCCTGTTTCAATTTGGATAAGGCTCTGAAGTCTTACCGTGCTATTAATAACTGGAGTGGAGTGCTTACAGTTGCTGGGTTCCTTAATCTTGGAAAGGCCGAAGTACTGCATCTTGCCGGTGAACTTTGCGAACAACTTCAAGCGCTTGGTAAACCTGGTGAAGCTGCCAAAATTGCCCTGGACTACTGTGGGGATGTTAACTCTGGTgtgaatttgttaatttctgCAAGAGATTGGGAGGAGGCTTTGAGGGTTGTTTTTATGCATAGAAGAGAGGACTTAATTAAAGCTGTAAAGGATGCATCTGTTGAATGTGCAAGCACACTTATCAATGAATATGAAGAAGGATTAGAGAAAGTGGGGAAGTACTTGACTCGTTACTTGGCTGTTCGGCAGAGAAGATTACTTCTTTCAGCCAAGCTCCGATCAGAGGAACGTGCTGCTAGTGATCTTGATGATGACGCTGCTTCAGAAGCTAGCAGTAATTTTAGTGGAATGAGTGCATACACCACAGG AACCCGGAAAAGTTCTGCTGTTTCTACTATTTCAGCTGCAACTACCAGGGCAAGAGAGGCTAGGCGTCAGAGGAAGAGAGGAAAAATCCGTCCTGGGAG TGCTGGTGAGGAGTTTGCCTTGGTGGATCATTTGAAAGGCATGTCTCTGAGAGTGGAATCAAGACGAGAGCTGAAATCTTTGTTGGTTTCCCTTATGATGTTTGGTGAGGGTGAAACAGCAAGGAAGCTACAGCAAATGGGTGAAAACTTTCAATTGTCTCAGATGGCAGCAGTCAAATTAGCTGAGGAGACAATATCAACTGAAACCATAAATGAGTATGCACATACTTTGGAGCAATATACCCGAAAAGTCAGGGATGAAATGCACAATTCTGAGGAGTTGTCGTGGCGGCTGAAGGTTTTTTTGGCATATGAATAA
- the LOC131649127 gene encoding elongator complex protein 1-like isoform X1 produces MKNLNLFREVPLILRLTSDDETFRFAALDIERNRLFFLSSRNFIYTYHLSSFHDKEAWSNNSLLSTDYGSVDLEPDDSVTSFDYLMEKEALLLGTSNGLLLLYDVEANATQVVGNLDGGVNCISLSPDGELLAIITGFGQILVMTHDWDLLYETPLVDDDDEGHHVNGENFLEGGFEQHQISWRGDGKYFATMSACSSNLLRKLKVWDRDSGALLASSEEKTFAGAVLEWMPSGAKIAAVYDRKAENECPSIVFFERNGLERSKFSIGEGVNAKVKFLKWNCSSDLLAGVVECENYDAVKIWYFSNNHWYVKHEIRYLKQDEVRFIWNQEKPLQLICWTLGGQVTVYNFVWITAVTDNSVALVTDGPNIHVTPLSLSLVPPPMYLFSLKFSSHVRGTAVYCKNSKNKLAAFLSDGSLCVVELPSIETWEELEGKEFNVEASHTEMVFGSILHLVWLDSHTLLSVSHYGFSHSNDLFKTSLNKDALRGFFLQEIELECSEDIVPGLLTCSGWHATVSKQNTLKELVIGIAPNPASKSSAFMQFSGGKIKEYLSKMGTGGGSLEQEFQGFSAACPWMGVALVGSVGQSKPVLFGLDEIGRVHTSGGIVVCNNCSSFSFYSNLADEVITHLILATKQDLLFIVDIVDIFNGELDSKYGNFIRSNSRKKEENENYIHIWERGAKIVGVLHGDEAATILQTTRGNLECIYPRKLVLVSIINALTQKRFRDALLMVRRHRIDFNVIVDYCGWQAFSQSAFEFVRQVNNLGYITEFVCSVKNENVIEKLYKNHVSVPCSEVANVVLAGTLENCHADNKVSSILMAIRKALEEHFTESPARELCILTTLARSEPPLLEDALKRIKVIREKELSHADDHMRMSYPSAEEALKHLLWLADGDAVYDVALGLYDLKLTAIVALNAQKDPKEFLPFLQELERMPTQLMQYNIDLRLKRFEKALRHIASAGDSYYDDCMALVNKNPQLFPLALQLFTDPAKRMPFLEAWGDYLSGEKYFEDAATIYLSCFNLDKALKSYRAINNWSGVLTVAGFLNLGKAEVLHLAGELCEQLQALGKPGEAAKIALDYCGDVNSGVNLLISARDWEEALRVVFMHRREDLIKAVKDASVECASTLINEYEEGLEKVGKYLTRYLAVRQRRLLLSAKLRSEERAASDLDDDAASEASSNFSGMSAYTTGTRKSSAVSTISAATTRAREARRQRKRGKIRPGSAGEEFALVDHLKGMSLRVESRRELKSLLVSLMMFGEGETARKLQQMGENFQLSQMAAVKLAEETISTETINEYAHTLEQYTRKVRDEMHNSEELSWRLKVFLAYE; encoded by the exons ATGAAAAACCTAAACCTCTTCCGGGAAGTTCCTTTGATTCTCCGATTAACCTCCGACGACGAAACTTTCCGATTCGCTGCCTTAGATATCGAACGCAACCgtctcttcttcctctcttcccgCAATTTCATCTACACTTACCATCTCTCTTCCTTCCAT GATAAAGAAGCTTGGAGTAACAACTCACTGTTATCTACGGATTATGGCAGCGTTGATCTCGAACCTGATGATAGTGTTACTTCATTTGATTATCTCATGGAGAAAGAAGCGCTTCTTCTCGGAACTTCGAACGGCCTTTTATTGCTTTATGATGTTGAAGCTAACGCAACTCAAGTTGTTGGTAACTTGGATGGTGGTGTCAACTGCATTTCCCTTAGTCCTGATGGTGAACTTCTTGCTATAATAACTGGTTTTGGTCAGATTTTGGTTATGACTCATGATTGGGATTTGTTGTATGAAACACCACTcgtcgatgatgatgatgaaggccATCACGTAA ATGGAGAAAACTTTCTGGAGGGTGGGTTTGAGCAACATCAGATATCTTGGCGAGGAGATGGAAAATACTTTGCTACAATGAGCGCGTGTAGTTCTAATTTATTGCGGAAACTTAAGGTTTGGGATCGAGATTCAGGGGCGTTGCTTGCTTCTTCGGAGGAAAAAACTTTTGCTGGAGCAGTTTTGGAGTGGATGCCCAGTGGTGCTAAAATTGCAGCTGTATATGACAGGAAAGCTGAAAATGAATGTCCCTCCATTGTTTTCTTTGAGAGGAATGGATTGGAAAGAAGCAAGTTTAGTATTGGTGAAGGAGTTAATGCAAAAGTAAAATTTCTGAAGTGGAATTGCAGTTCCGATCTTCTTGCGGGTGTTGTTGAATGTGAAAATTATGATGCTGTAAAGATATGGTATTTTAGCAACAACCATTGGTACGTGAAGCATGAAATTAGATACTTGAAGCAAGATGAAGTCAGGTTCATATGGAATCAAGAAAAGCCTTTGCAGTTGATTTGTTGGACTCTTGGTGGTCAGGTTACAGTTTACAACTTCGTTTGGATCACAGCTGTTACGGACAATTCCGTTGCACTAGTCACCGATGGCCCCAATATTCATGTAACACCACTTTCCTTGTCTTTAGTGCCACCTCCTATGTATTTATTTAGCCTAAAATTTTCTTCCCATGTACGGGGTACGGCAGTATATTGTAAAAACTCCAAGAACAAGTTAGCTGCATTTCTTTCAGATGGTAGTTTATGTGTTGTAGAGCTTCCATCAATTGAAACCTGGGAAGAACTAGAGGGGAAAGAATTCAATGTTGAAGCCTCTCACACTGAAATGGTGTTTGGATCCATATTACATCTTGTATGGTTGGATTCACACACGCTGTTATCTGTTTCACATTATGGTTTCAGTCACAGTAATGACTTATTCAAAACCTCACTCAATAAGGATGCACTTCGAGGCTTCTTTTTGCAGGAAATAGAACTTGAATGTTCAGAGGATATTGTTCCAGGATTGCTGACATGTTCCGGCTGGCATGCAACAGTTTCAAAGCAAAATACTCTTAAAGAGCTTGTTATTGGCATTGCTCCAAACCCTGCTAGTAAATCTTCTGCATTTATGCAGTTTTCTGGGGGTAAAATCAAAGAGTATTTATCAAAAATGGGCACTGGTGGTGGGTCTCTAGAGCAAGAATTTCAAGGTTTTTCCGCAGCTTGCCCTTGGATGGGTGTAGCGCTGGTCGGAAGTGTTGGCCAGTCAAAACCAGTGCTTTTTGGACTGGATGAGATTGGCAGAGTGCACACTAGCGGGGGGATAGTTGTTTGCAACAACTGCAGCAGTTTTTCATTTTACTCAAATTTGGCAGACGAAGTTATAACACATCTAATTCTTGCAACTAAACAAGATCTGCTTTTTATTGTTGACATTGTTGATATATTTAATGGGGAGTTAGACTCAAAGTATGGAAATTTTATCCGCAGTAACAGcagaaaaaaggaagaaaatgaaAACTACATACATATATGGGAGAGAGGTGCTAAAATTGTTGGGGTTTTACATGGAGATGAAGCTGCCACTATACTGCAAACTACTCGGGGAAACCTAGAATGTATATACCCTAGAAAATTGGTTTTGGTTTCTATCATTAATGCCTTAACTCAGAAGCGATTTAGAGATGCGTTACTCATGGTCAGGAGGCATAGGATAGATTTCAATGTAATTGTTGATTATTGTGGTTGGCAAGCATTTTCACAATCAGCTTTTGAATTTGTCAGGCAGGTCAACAATCTGGGTTACATAACTGAGTTTGTTTGTTCTGTAAAGAATGAAAATGTTATAGAGAAACTCTACAAAAATCATGTGTCTGTTCCCTGTTCAGAGGTTGCTAATGTTGTGCTAGCTGGAACCCTTGAAAATTGTCATGCTGATAACAAGGTTTCTTCTATTTTGATGGCCATAAGGAAAGCACTTGAGGAACACTTTACAGAAAGTCCTGCAAGGGAGCTTTGCATATTAACCACTCTTGCTCGGAGTGAGCCTCCGTTACTTGAAGATGCTCTAAAGAGAATAAAAGTCATTCGTGAAAAGGAGTTGTCTCATGCTGATGATCATATGAGGATGTCTTACCCTTCTGCTGAAGAAGCTCTGAAACACCTGTTGTGGTTGGCCGATGGGGATGCTGTTTATGATGTTGCTTTGGGTCTTTATGATTTAAAACTCACAGCTATTGTGGCATTGAATGCCCAAAAAGATCCAAAAGAATTTCTTCCTTTCTTGCAAGAGTTGGAGCGTATGCCCACACAATTAATGCAATATAATATCGACCTTAGGCTGAAAAGGTTTGAAAAGGCTCTCAGACATATTGCTTCTGCTGGAGATTCATATTACGATGATTGTATGGCACTTGTGAATAAAAACCCTCAACTTTTTCCATTGGCTCTTCAACTTTTTACTGACCCTGCCAAAAGGATGCCATTCCTAGAGGCTTGGGGCGATTATCTAAGTGGTGAAAAGTACTTCGAAGATGCTGCAACAATTTACTTGTCCTGTTTCAATTTGGATAAGGCTCTGAAGTCTTACCGTGCTATTAATAACTGGAGTGGAGTGCTTACAGTTGCTGGGTTCCTTAATCTTGGAAAGGCCGAAGTACTGCATCTTGCCGGTGAACTTTGCGAACAACTTCAAGCGCTTGGTAAACCTGGTGAAGCTGCCAAAATTGCCCTGGACTACTGTGGGGATGTTAACTCTGGTgtgaatttgttaatttctgCAAGAGATTGGGAGGAGGCTTTGAGGGTTGTTTTTATGCATAGAAGAGAGGACTTAATTAAAGCTGTAAAGGATGCATCTGTTGAATGTGCAAGCACACTTATCAATGAATATGAAGAAGGATTAGAGAAAGTGGGGAAGTACTTGACTCGTTACTTGGCTGTTCGGCAGAGAAGATTACTTCTTTCAGCCAAGCTCCGATCAGAGGAACGTGCTGCTAGTGATCTTGATGATGACGCTGCTTCAGAAGCTAGCAGTAATTTTAGTGGAATGAGTGCATACACCACAGG AACCCGGAAAAGTTCTGCTGTTTCTACTATTTCAGCTGCAACTACCAGGGCAAGAGAGGCTAGGCGTCAGAGGAAGAGAGGAAAAATCCGTCCTGGGAG TGCTGGTGAGGAGTTTGCCTTGGTGGATCATTTGAAAGGCATGTCTCTGAGAGTGGAATCAAGACGAGAGCTGAAATCTTTGTTGGTTTCCCTTATGATGTTTGGTGAGGGTGAAACAGCAAGGAAGCTACAGCAAATGGGTGAAAACTTTCAATTGTCTCAGATGGCAGCAGTCAAATTAGCTGAGGAGACAATATCAACTGAAACCATAAATGAGTATGCACATACTTTGGAGCAATATACCCGAAAAGTCAGGGATGAAATGCACAATTCTGAGGAGTTGTCGTGGCGGCTGAAGGTTTTTTTGGCATATGAATAA